In Cytobacillus oceanisediminis, the following proteins share a genomic window:
- a CDS encoding AIM24 family protein — protein sequence MSRYSIEEFVNQTKQQDKGEGLFELETPRMLEINLTSQVWAKAGGMVSYRGQIKFEREGILEHGLGKMFKKALTGEGTALMKATGNGKLYLADQGKKISILNLDGDAIFVNGNDLLAFEPSISWDIKLMKRMAGMLAGGLFNVRLEGTGMVAITSHYEPLTLLVTPDNPVYTDPNATVAWSGTLQPEFVTDISFKTFLGRGSGESIQMKFSGDGFVVVQPFEEVYYAQQS from the coding sequence ATGAGCAGATATTCAATTGAAGAGTTTGTAAATCAGACGAAACAGCAGGATAAAGGAGAAGGATTATTTGAACTTGAAACACCAAGGATGCTCGAAATTAATTTAACCAGCCAGGTTTGGGCTAAAGCAGGCGGGATGGTCTCCTACCGCGGCCAAATTAAGTTTGAGCGCGAAGGGATACTCGAGCATGGCTTAGGAAAAATGTTCAAAAAGGCACTCACTGGAGAAGGCACAGCTTTAATGAAAGCTACGGGAAACGGAAAGCTGTACCTTGCAGACCAGGGGAAGAAAATTTCAATTCTGAATCTCGATGGAGATGCCATCTTTGTAAATGGAAATGATCTGCTTGCATTCGAGCCTTCCATCAGCTGGGATATTAAGTTAATGAAGAGGATGGCGGGCATGCTTGCAGGAGGTTTGTTCAATGTCCGTTTAGAAGGAACAGGAATGGTGGCTATCACTTCTCACTATGAGCCGCTGACACTTTTGGTTACTCCTGATAATCCGGTATATACCGATCCGAATGCGACAGTTGCATGGTCAGGTACACTGCAGCCGGAATTTGTGACAGATATCTCATTTAAAACATTCCTTGGAAGAGGAAGCGGAGAGTCGATCCAAATGAAGTTTTCAGGTGACGGTTTTGTAGTAGTTCAGCCATTTGAAGAAGTGTATTATGCTCAGCAATCATAA
- a CDS encoding DUF3892 domain-containing protein → MDGEQLTAVYRNNNDEIISFQTSGGRIISYRKALLEAEEGLIEGIQIYEDEDGSMYLNPSYASSFDDFPSFY, encoded by the coding sequence ATGGACGGCGAACAGCTGACAGCAGTCTACAGAAACAACAATGATGAGATTATTTCATTCCAGACTTCTGGAGGACGGATCATTTCTTATCGGAAAGCACTATTGGAGGCTGAAGAAGGCTTGATTGAGGGTATTCAAATTTATGAAGACGAAGATGGTTCTATGTATCTAAATCCTTCCTATGCGTCATCTTTTGATGATTTTCCCAGCTTCTATTAA
- a CDS encoding formate--tetrahydrofolate ligase: protein MNVKPIVKSDIEIAQASAMKPIAEIAEKIGLLEDDLELFGKYKAKLSADTLKKLSTKESGKIILVTSINPTPAGEGKSTVTVGLADAFNRLGKKAMVAMREPSLGPTMGIKGGATGGGYSQVLPMEDINLHFTGDLHAITTANNALAALIDNHLQQGNLLNIDQRRIVWKRALDLNDRALRKIVIGLGGPVQGVPREDGFDITVASEIMAVLCLASDLQNLKERLGKMVIAYNYDKQPVTVADLGVEGALTLLLKESVKPNLVQTIEHTPALVHGGPFANIAHGCNSVIATAAASKLADYVVTEAGFGADLGAEKFLNIKARTEGIDPEAVVIVATIRALKMHGGLSKAELGKEDTEALTRGFANLKKHIETIESFGLPYVVAINRFISDSENEIAVLTDLCNEAGMPVALTEVWEKGGQGGIELAEKLLGILDEKTAKFSHLYDLSLPLEEKILTVAQTVYGASKVEYSTKAKKQIRDFENFGWGVLPVCMAKTQYSLSDDPSKLGRPSDFTITIRELKPSIGAGFIVALTGDVMTMPGLPKAPAAMNMDVDEDGNAVGLF from the coding sequence ATGAATGTGAAACCGATTGTGAAATCAGACATTGAAATTGCCCAGGCATCTGCAATGAAGCCCATTGCGGAAATAGCTGAAAAAATCGGACTCTTAGAGGATGATCTGGAGCTTTTCGGCAAGTATAAAGCAAAATTATCCGCAGACACCTTAAAAAAATTAAGCACGAAAGAAAGCGGAAAAATAATTCTTGTCACTTCCATTAATCCGACACCTGCAGGAGAAGGTAAATCCACAGTAACAGTCGGTCTTGCCGATGCTTTTAACAGACTTGGCAAAAAAGCTATGGTCGCAATGAGGGAACCTTCTCTGGGGCCAACAATGGGAATTAAGGGCGGAGCAACCGGCGGAGGGTATTCACAGGTTCTGCCGATGGAAGACATCAATCTGCATTTTACCGGTGATCTTCACGCAATCACTACTGCCAATAATGCCTTGGCTGCCCTGATTGATAATCACCTCCAGCAGGGGAATCTGTTAAATATTGACCAGAGAAGGATTGTATGGAAGCGTGCCTTGGATTTGAACGACCGCGCATTAAGAAAAATCGTCATTGGCCTTGGAGGGCCTGTACAAGGTGTTCCGAGGGAAGATGGATTTGATATCACCGTTGCTTCAGAGATTATGGCCGTCTTATGCCTTGCATCTGACCTTCAGAACCTGAAGGAAAGACTAGGAAAAATGGTTATAGCCTATAATTATGATAAACAGCCGGTAACAGTGGCCGATCTTGGAGTTGAAGGTGCTCTTACCTTGCTTCTTAAAGAATCGGTCAAACCGAATCTGGTGCAGACTATTGAACATACACCGGCATTGGTTCATGGCGGCCCGTTTGCCAATATTGCTCATGGCTGCAACAGTGTGATTGCAACTGCCGCTGCCTCCAAGCTGGCTGACTATGTAGTGACAGAAGCCGGTTTTGGCGCGGATCTTGGTGCTGAAAAGTTTTTAAATATTAAAGCCAGAACCGAAGGCATTGACCCTGAAGCAGTGGTTATTGTAGCTACAATCCGTGCTCTAAAAATGCATGGCGGTTTGTCAAAAGCTGAATTGGGCAAGGAAGATACTGAAGCACTCACGAGAGGCTTCGCTAATTTAAAAAAGCATATTGAAACAATTGAAAGCTTTGGGCTTCCGTATGTAGTGGCCATTAACCGGTTTATTTCCGATAGCGAGAATGAGATTGCGGTCCTCACAGATCTTTGCAATGAGGCCGGCATGCCAGTGGCACTGACAGAGGTTTGGGAAAAAGGCGGGCAGGGAGGAATTGAGCTGGCCGAGAAGCTCCTGGGAATTTTGGATGAAAAAACAGCGAAGTTCAGCCACCTTTATGATTTATCTTTGCCTCTTGAGGAGAAAATTCTAACAGTAGCCCAGACGGTTTATGGCGCAAGTAAAGTGGAATACTCAACCAAAGCCAAAAAGCAGATAAGAGACTTTGAAAACTTTGGCTGGGGCGTCCTGCCGGTTTGTATGGCTAAAACACAATATTCATTATCTGATGATCCTTCAAAGCTTGGAAGGCCATCAGATTTTACCATTACTATACGTGAGCTGAAGCCATCCATTGGTGCAGGATTCATTGTAGCACTCACCGGTGATGTGATGACTATGCCTGGATTGCCTAAAGCCCCTGCAGCCATGAACATGGATGTAGATGAAGATGGGAATGCTGTCGGCCTATTTTAA
- a CDS encoding GNAT family N-acetyltransferase produces the protein MIQSTDKIVIAEYHESFAAGIAKMWNLSRDSWGGDTSVMTEEQVKTKEANNGNITLYLALDGEEVVGYCGLSEYKEDTGSLYIPLLNVRPDYHGRKIGKMLVQKALQKTIELGWPRLDLYTWPGNVKAVPLYKKCGFFWEDRDDTTHLMNFIPAVHQTQLLKPALEKLDWYSSSMREIDVKPDGIKESGFTFYEYIWESGEESARIRFERTGRGISLIETNDYLLELSMDHHEVIENEIQNFQLTLINKTESPVSFKAEGNNQGRVEAVFEHEMMAESDAVITGQFIVHEGEEPSVWKTHPSLDIKVWVNGEECELRLGLLPKQPAKITGGSKGNLRFINQEAELEIEVENNLEEDAVFHLSIPVSDLVELQKREFRIKLHKKGRKLLKVPFIVKKYGFYQPEMTILATKENGGELAFTSSSVGIPLKSFGQKFGGESKDYWHICNGICQVNIRKLDYKITAGRNESVNQPFAFFAPRLGKPYSTEFSKAKPVAAEWFTDDTAINFKLVFKSEAFTGILVSLYTSLYGEGLVKVWAELTNEGDEKYENLYFSQPLYYEMQQPYFPLENEVIEFSDIRELGFMELSGITENWFFANHNGEPVGFCWPKNAKSNPDGWQFYYQQETGCFESGDQMVLAPGYLSIGAFRTWEEMQHFAGVETEYEKNVHNEKALIINRGNPVAKEQETAEFTLKTYRSSYLNGTIDLYLNTDKKQTSNFSQEQELRVFKSNFPIKDTEPLSIINADITLDSEKKHVRELLLVPRGNVRMFTEEHGGKTVYIMDNGIIRLKGAPDFYPGLFSLTYKKREWLDSSFPEPVPKGWWNPWAGGMKTVPSQMSVFSLLKETSFAEFTSVKDTYGNEWSALAIHTKVVHHPVWRGLEYTLYFALLPGVPLLAHWVKAENAGGKYLANEKWITDLFISGGSLKDLTLTVSDKGTESAYQAGVEEQSFVLTDGSRISSCRSPEKMYVTRSKDNEFLGAYMNKEVFEVISERKADSLAKPGFIAFDERSFEGRVLNRLHNLEFR, from the coding sequence ATGATTCAAAGTACAGACAAAATAGTCATTGCAGAGTATCATGAGAGCTTTGCGGCAGGAATCGCAAAAATGTGGAACTTGAGCAGAGACAGCTGGGGCGGAGATACCAGTGTAATGACTGAAGAACAAGTGAAAACGAAGGAAGCGAATAATGGCAATATTACTTTATACTTAGCCCTGGATGGTGAAGAGGTCGTAGGCTATTGCGGGTTATCGGAATATAAAGAAGATACGGGTTCCTTATATATACCTCTTTTAAATGTAAGGCCGGATTACCATGGACGGAAAATAGGAAAAATGCTTGTGCAGAAAGCGCTGCAAAAAACAATTGAATTGGGCTGGCCACGCCTTGACTTATATACATGGCCAGGAAATGTGAAAGCTGTCCCGCTTTACAAAAAATGCGGTTTCTTCTGGGAAGACAGAGATGATACAACACACTTAATGAATTTTATTCCGGCTGTTCACCAGACACAGCTTTTGAAACCTGCGCTAGAAAAGCTTGATTGGTATAGCAGCAGCATGAGAGAAATTGACGTGAAGCCAGATGGGATCAAAGAAAGCGGCTTTACATTTTACGAGTATATATGGGAAAGCGGGGAAGAGTCTGCAAGAATCAGATTTGAAAGAACCGGCAGAGGAATCAGTTTAATAGAAACGAATGATTATCTTCTAGAACTATCCATGGATCATCATGAAGTAATCGAAAATGAAATCCAAAATTTCCAGCTCACACTCATAAATAAGACGGAAAGTCCTGTTTCTTTTAAGGCTGAAGGGAATAACCAGGGAAGAGTCGAAGCTGTTTTCGAGCATGAAATGATGGCTGAAAGTGACGCGGTAATTACCGGACAATTCATAGTGCATGAAGGGGAAGAGCCCAGTGTCTGGAAAACACATCCTTCATTAGACATTAAGGTGTGGGTAAATGGTGAGGAGTGTGAATTGCGCCTGGGTCTGCTGCCTAAGCAGCCAGCCAAAATTACAGGCGGTTCAAAAGGGAATCTCAGATTTATAAATCAGGAAGCTGAATTGGAAATTGAGGTAGAGAACAACCTGGAAGAAGACGCCGTATTTCACCTTTCAATTCCTGTAAGTGATCTTGTCGAATTACAAAAGCGGGAGTTTCGAATAAAGCTTCACAAAAAAGGGCGTAAGCTGCTGAAGGTGCCTTTCATTGTGAAAAAATATGGCTTCTATCAGCCGGAAATGACGATATTGGCAACAAAGGAGAATGGGGGTGAACTCGCTTTTACAAGCAGCTCGGTGGGCATTCCCCTTAAAAGCTTTGGTCAAAAGTTCGGAGGAGAGTCAAAGGATTATTGGCATATCTGCAATGGAATCTGCCAGGTGAATATCCGAAAATTGGATTATAAAATAACGGCTGGCAGGAACGAAAGTGTTAACCAGCCTTTTGCGTTTTTTGCTCCTAGACTTGGGAAACCCTATTCAACTGAATTTTCAAAGGCAAAGCCGGTGGCAGCAGAGTGGTTCACAGATGACACTGCCATCAACTTCAAATTGGTATTCAAGTCTGAAGCTTTTACAGGAATTCTTGTATCATTGTATACATCCCTATATGGTGAAGGCCTTGTTAAAGTATGGGCTGAATTGACAAACGAAGGGGATGAAAAATATGAGAACCTATATTTCAGCCAGCCGCTATATTATGAAATGCAACAGCCATATTTTCCGTTGGAAAATGAAGTAATCGAGTTTTCTGACATAAGAGAATTGGGGTTCATGGAGTTATCAGGTATAACCGAAAATTGGTTTTTCGCCAATCATAACGGCGAGCCGGTTGGATTCTGCTGGCCCAAAAATGCGAAGTCCAATCCGGATGGGTGGCAATTTTACTATCAGCAGGAAACTGGCTGTTTTGAATCGGGGGATCAGATGGTATTGGCACCTGGCTATTTATCAATAGGAGCTTTCCGGACATGGGAAGAAATGCAGCATTTTGCAGGTGTGGAGACAGAGTATGAAAAAAATGTACACAATGAAAAAGCGCTGATTATCAATAGGGGAAATCCAGTTGCAAAAGAACAGGAAACAGCAGAGTTCACTCTTAAAACATACCGTTCAAGTTATCTTAATGGCACTATTGATTTATATTTAAATACAGATAAAAAACAAACCTCAAATTTCAGTCAAGAACAGGAATTAAGGGTATTTAAATCGAATTTTCCTATTAAGGATACGGAACCTTTATCTATTATAAATGCTGATATTACCCTTGACAGTGAAAAGAAGCATGTAAGAGAACTCCTGCTTGTACCCCGGGGAAATGTCCGTATGTTTACGGAAGAGCATGGCGGCAAGACTGTTTATATCATGGATAACGGCATCATTAGATTAAAAGGTGCACCGGATTTTTATCCTGGATTATTCTCATTAACCTATAAAAAGCGGGAGTGGCTTGATTCTTCCTTTCCCGAACCGGTTCCCAAAGGATGGTGGAATCCTTGGGCTGGCGGCATGAAAACTGTGCCATCGCAAATGAGTGTGTTCTCGCTATTGAAGGAGACATCTTTTGCTGAATTTACCAGTGTTAAAGATACGTATGGAAACGAATGGTCTGCATTGGCCATCCATACGAAAGTTGTCCATCACCCCGTATGGAGAGGCCTTGAATATACACTGTATTTCGCGCTATTGCCGGGAGTGCCGCTACTTGCCCATTGGGTAAAAGCGGAGAATGCAGGCGGGAAGTATCTGGCAAATGAAAAATGGATCACAGATTTATTTATATCCGGAGGCTCATTAAAGGATCTTACTCTTACAGTAAGTGACAAAGGTACAGAATCAGCATATCAGGCCGGAGTTGAGGAGCAGTCATTTGTTCTTACAGATGGATCCCGTATTTCCAGCTGCCGATCCCCTGAAAAAATGTATGTAACGAGAAGTAAAGATAATGAATTCCTTGGAGCATATATGAATAAAGAAGTATTCGAAGTTATTTCTGAAAGAAAAGCAGATTCGTTGGCCAAACCGGGCTTTATTGCATTTGATGAAAGAAGCTTCGAGGGCAGGGTGCTTAATAGACTCCACAACCTGGAATTCCGCTAA
- a CDS encoding class I SAM-dependent methyltransferase, whose translation MSTFNWSAEAEKLWDENSESWNAKSASMWEEGSRKDIISFFEKHVKKGSAVCDLGCGDGYGSYKLALAGYKVIGIDVSEEMIHKAEKLNEKTGAVFKKEDISDLSLEENALDAVLAINSLEWTESPLDVIKEIRRTVKPGGRACIGILGPTAAPRANSYGRLYKEKVICNTMMPWEFERLAKENGWSKIDELGVYKKASDQLSKGSLTDELKQSLSFMWIFMLENKKNEGMGKE comes from the coding sequence ATGAGCACTTTTAACTGGTCTGCAGAAGCAGAGAAGCTTTGGGATGAAAATTCGGAATCATGGAATGCAAAAAGCGCGTCAATGTGGGAGGAAGGGAGCCGAAAGGATATCATCTCCTTCTTCGAAAAGCATGTCAAAAAGGGATCTGCCGTATGTGACCTTGGATGCGGAGATGGGTATGGTTCATACAAACTTGCTTTGGCTGGCTATAAGGTTATCGGGATTGATGTCTCTGAAGAGATGATACATAAAGCAGAAAAATTGAACGAAAAAACTGGTGCGGTATTTAAGAAAGAAGACATTTCAGATCTTTCCCTTGAAGAGAATGCGCTTGATGCGGTCCTTGCCATCAATTCATTGGAATGGACAGAGAGCCCGCTGGATGTAATAAAAGAAATTCGGCGAACTGTTAAGCCGGGCGGAAGGGCGTGTATAGGCATTCTTGGTCCAACAGCTGCACCCCGGGCTAACAGCTACGGCAGGCTCTATAAGGAAAAAGTTATCTGCAATACCATGATGCCGTGGGAATTTGAACGCCTTGCAAAAGAGAACGGATGGTCAAAGATTGATGAACTGGGTGTTTATAAAAAAGCATCAGACCAGCTTTCAAAAGGCTCGCTGACAGATGAGCTAAAGCAATCATTATCTTTTATGTGGATCTTTATGCTTGAAAACAAGAAAAATGAAGGGATGGGGAAAGAATGA
- the metA gene encoding homoserine O-acetyltransferase MetA — protein sequence MPIKIPKLLPAREILEEENIFIMDEDRAKQQDIRPLNILILNLMPEKEKTEAHLLRLLGNTPLQVNISFLKTATHQSKNTSPMHLEQFYTTFEQVRNRKFDGMIITGAPVELLNFKEVDYWEELTVIMEWTKTNVTSTLHICWGAQAALFYHFGIGKYELPEKCSGVYLHEVHDRSEKLLRGFDDIYFAPHSRHTDVYTEQLLKHPEVKLLSSSEEAGPFIMSANGGRQIMVTGHLEYEAGTLAEEYTRDRTRGLQVPVPKHYFPNDDPGRTPHNKWRSHAHLMFSNWLNYYVYQETPYEWD from the coding sequence TTGCCAATAAAAATTCCTAAGCTGCTTCCTGCAAGGGAGATTTTAGAGGAAGAAAATATATTTATCATGGATGAGGACCGTGCCAAACAGCAGGATATTCGCCCATTAAATATCCTCATCCTGAATTTAATGCCTGAAAAAGAAAAAACCGAAGCACACCTATTAAGACTCCTTGGAAATACACCTTTACAGGTGAACATCTCGTTTTTAAAAACTGCCACACATCAATCAAAAAACACCAGTCCTATGCATCTCGAACAATTCTATACGACGTTTGAGCAGGTTCGAAACCGCAAATTTGACGGGATGATCATAACTGGAGCACCTGTAGAGCTTCTCAACTTTAAAGAAGTGGATTATTGGGAGGAACTAACCGTAATAATGGAGTGGACGAAAACGAATGTTACTTCCACCCTGCATATATGCTGGGGAGCACAGGCTGCGTTATTTTATCACTTTGGAATCGGAAAATATGAGCTGCCTGAAAAATGCTCAGGTGTTTATCTTCATGAAGTCCATGACAGAAGCGAAAAATTATTGAGAGGATTCGACGATATCTACTTTGCTCCGCATTCGCGCCATACGGATGTTTATACAGAGCAATTGCTGAAACACCCGGAAGTCAAGCTTCTGTCATCATCTGAGGAAGCGGGTCCTTTCATCATGAGTGCGAACGGCGGAAGACAAATCATGGTAACAGGACACCTGGAATATGAAGCAGGCACACTTGCAGAAGAATACACAAGAGACAGAACCAGAGGCCTGCAGGTTCCCGTGCCAAAACATTATTTCCCGAATGATGATCCTGGCAGAACCCCCCATAATAAATGGCGGTCACATGCCCATTTAATGTTTTCCAACTGGCTGAACTACTATGTTTACCAGGAAACTCCTTACGAGTGGGATTAA
- the mntR gene encoding transcriptional regulator MntR — MPTPSMEDYIEQIYMLIEDKGYARVSDIAEALSVHPSSVTKMVQKLDKDEYLVYEKYRGLILTPKGKKIGKRLVYRHELLEQLLRIIGVKEENIYEDVEGIEHHLSWDAIDRVGDLVQFFEEDESRIGVLREIQRKNEEEQ; from the coding sequence ATGCCAACACCAAGTATGGAAGATTACATTGAACAAATATATATGTTAATCGAGGACAAAGGATATGCCAGAGTTTCTGATATTGCCGAGGCTCTCTCTGTACATCCATCTTCTGTGACAAAAATGGTTCAGAAACTTGATAAGGATGAGTATCTTGTTTATGAAAAATACCGAGGGCTTATTTTAACGCCAAAAGGAAAAAAAATCGGCAAGAGGCTTGTATATCGGCATGAACTTTTAGAACAGCTCCTGCGTATTATTGGAGTTAAAGAAGAAAATATTTATGAAGATGTGGAAGGTATTGAACATCACCTGAGCTGGGATGCCATCGACAGGGTTGGCGACTTGGTTCAGTTTTTTGAAGAAGATGAAAGCCGCATTGGAGTGCTGAGGGAAATCCAGCGTAAAAATGAAGAAGAACAGTAA